In bacterium, the DNA window TGCAGGGTGAAGATGTGTATAGCCTTGATCCTATAATTGCAAGGAGAAAAACAGGGATGGTCTTTCAAAGGCCAAACCCATTTCCCACAATGAGTATATACGATAATGTCATTGCAGGTTATAAGCTAAATGGGATAAAGATAAATAGCTCTGAGAGGGAGAGAATTGTTGAAGAATCCTTAAGAAAGGTGGCCTTATGGGATGAAGTTTGTAATTGTCTGCATAAAAGGGGAACATTTTTATCGGGTGGTCAGCAGCAAAGGCTTTGTATAGCAAGGGCTTTGAGCCTGAACCCAGAGATATTATTGCTTGATGAGCCTACATCTGCCCTAGATCCAAAGGCTACATCTTCTATAGAAGAGCTAATCATAAAGCTAAAGGAAAGCGTGACCATCCTCATTGTTACCCACAATATTGAACAGGCAGCAAGGGTCTCTGATTTTACCGCATTTCTATACCTAGGCGAGCTAATTGAATTCGGGAAAACAGAAAAAATCTTTACCGTTCCATCTGATAAAAGGACAGAGGAATATCTAACAAGGAGGATTAGATAAAGTGTATATATACGATAATTTTGCTTGACTTTATTTTTAAAGGAACATAAAATAAAAATGTGGGTAGGTTTTTTGAGCAGATAACAGCCCTTTGGAAAAGCTGGACAAGGGGAGAGAAAATTACCATTGTAGGCGGTGGATTGCTTTCCTTTATCCTCCTTCTTTTTCTTATTTCATACATAACCAGGGCAGAATATGCTGATTTATATACAAATATA includes these proteins:
- a CDS encoding phosphate ABC transporter ATP-binding protein, with the translated sequence MENTVLKIEGLYAYFGEHCVLKDINLSLPYNNVIAIMGPSGCGKTTLIRCINRMHELIEDAKIEGKVFLQGEDVYSLDPIIARRKTGMVFQRPNPFPTMSIYDNVIAGYKLNGIKINSSERERIVEESLRKVALWDEVCNCLHKRGTFLSGGQQQRLCIARALSLNPEILLLDEPTSALDPKATSSIEELIIKLKESVTILIVTHNIEQAARVSDFTAFLYLGELIEFGKTEKIFTVPSDKRTEEYLTRRIR